From the genome of Deferribacteraceae bacterium V6Fe1:
TTCCCACAATCCACTTTTTCCCTAAGAGCCCTTTCAATCTTTCATAAAAACCTTTATTTAACAAATAATTCATATCAGCTATTGTATTTTTTGACCCGGGTATGATGATAAGATCATAATGTATCAACTCTTTAGGATTAGTAACATATTCCACATTTATTTTATTAATTTGTTCAAGTGGGTGAAAATCGGTAAAATTTGATATATAAGGCAATTTTACAATACCGATATTCAAAGAAATCTCTTCAGATCTTTGTACCCTGTTTATTGACAGACTTTGAGAATCTTCCTCTTCCAGACTGTTTTCAAAATATGGGACAACACCTATAATCGGTATTTTACAAAACTTTTTAAAATCATTTATACCGGGCTTCAATAACGATAAATCACCTCTAAATTTGTTTATAATAAAACCTTTTATAAACTCTTTGTACTCAGGCTGTATCAAATCATAAGTCCCTTTAAATGATGCGAAGACACCGCCTCTATCAATATCTCCAACGATATAAACGTTTGAATTTGAGATTTCTGCCATTTTCATATTAACCAAATCAAATTTTTGCAGGTTAATCTCAGCAGGTGATCCTGCACCTTCCAAGACTATAATATCAAACTCCTTCGAAAGTGAAAAAAATGCTTCTTTTACCACATTTAGATTTTCATCATATAGTTTGTAGTAATCTTTATATGAAACAGTTTTGTATGGTCTTCCAAGTCTGATAACATGGGATTTACCTTTTTCAGTGGGCTTTATTAAAATGGGATTCATTCTCACATCAGGTAAAATTTTGCATGCTTCAGCTTGCAAAATTTGTGCTCTTCCCATCTCCAGTCCATCATATGTAACACCGGAGTTAAGTGCCATATTTTGAGCCTTAAATGGTGCTACTTTATAACCTTTATTTGCAAGCATTCTACAAATACCTGCGACAATAACACTTTTGCCAACTCCGGAACCGGTCCCCTGTATCATTATATTTTTATTTATCACACTCAATTATCCCCCTAAAAATATTAATAAACCTTTTCATAGCTTCTAATTCCTTTATTGAAATTCTGACAAATGAATTATCAAGCCCTCTTATATTGTGACAGTTTCGTATTAATATTTTGTGCGATAAAAAACGGTTAAATAATTCGTCACTATTTAATTTATCCAACTTTATCAAAATAAAATTCGTAACAGATGGATAAGTATGTACTTTATTGCATGAAGCTAACTTATCAAGAACATACCCCTTTATTTTGTGTATCTTTAAGGCAATCTCATCTGTATCCATCTCAATGAGATACCTTCCGACTGCTTCACTTAGACTGCTTACCCCCCATTCAAGACAATGTTTTTCAATCTCAGAAATTAAATGTTTATTTTGAGAATAAGCATATCCAAGTCTTAGGCCGGCCAAACCGTATATCTTTGAAAATGACCTTAAAACAACAATGTTCTCTTTTTCCGAAAAGAGTAAAGTGGCTTTGTTACTATCCGACATAAAAGGGAGATAGGATTCATCTATTATGAATATACAATTTTTAAAATGTTCAGCGGATTTTATAATTTCATCTTTGGGGATATAATAGCCGGTAGGATTATTTGGGTTGCATATAAATGCCAAATCATAATTTGTAAAATCTATTTCATTTAATTTGATCTCAAAATTCTTCGATTTATCAGGAAAATAAAAAGATAAGCCAAGATTATACAAATTACAATATTTCTCATAATCTATATAGGTCGGCCCAATTATCAATGCTTTTTTGGCTCTATTTATTAGACATATATTTTTTATGATTTCGCTTGTACCAACACCAACTACAAAATTTTCACAACTTTTATTAAATTTATCAGCCAAAGTTTCTTTTAAAAAAGTGGAATGTGGTGATGGGAGCAACCTCAATGTATCTAACTTATCTTTAATTAAACTAAAAACCTTTTGTCCGACAAAAGGGGAGATGTTACTGCTCAAATCCAATACTTCATCGGTATGGCATCCTAAGATTTTTGCATAAAAATGAATGTTTCCGCCATGGGTAAAATTATCCAATTATCGCTCCCGTCAACAGTAATAAAGTTTCAATCACTTCACAGGTTGCCCCTATTATATCTCCTGTAATCCCACCTACTTTGTTTAGATGCAATCTTTTTAACATTAAAAATGTTATGAGGAACATTAGATTAAATGAAATAAAAAATTTTAATCCTACAAAAGTAGATAAAACTACAGTAAAATAAAATAAAATTTTGTTATCTTTACCAGAACTATCAAAAAATGCTTTAGCTGTCCCATTATTTCTTAGATATGGCAACCCTTCTATCAGTAAAATCATGCTCCCCCTTGAATAAGCAAAAGGTAAAATGATTGCAAAAGGGTTATTTAATATTTTGAAAGAATAAAATTTTGACATGATTATGAGTATTAATGCTAAAGCGCCCATAACTCCGATTCTGCTATCTTTCATAATTGTAAGCATTTCATCTTTGTTTTTATGGGAAAAGTAGGCATCAGCCGTATCGGCTAGTCCGTCAAGATGTAGCCCCCCTGTAATTACCACAGAAAAAATTAGCATCATCAGGGGGGCCAATTTAAGGCTTATCAAACCTACAAGATAGACCGACAACCCTATTAATAGCCCAACAACTGGGAAAAATAGTAGCGAGCCATTTGCATCAAAATTTTTTTGCTTGATTCTAATAATTGTTAAAAATGTCAAAGCATTAATAAATTTCTCAAACATTCTTTACCTTTTATAATTCACTTTCACTGACACCTGCTTCCTCAAAAGTAGCAACTTCCGTTATAATTTTAACCGCTGCATCTAATATATGCATAGCCAAAACAGCACCTGTTCCTTCGCCAAGTCTCATATTAAGCTGTAATAGTGGCTTTAAACCTAAATATTCCAGCATAAACTTATGCCCAGGTTCTTCTGACATATGACCTGCAAACATATATTCCTTTACAGTCGGACAAAGTTTGTAGGCTATTAGAGCGCCTGCTGTAGATATCAGTCCATCAACAATTACCGGGACTTTATAATAAGCTCCTGCGAGTATAACGCCGGCTATTGCTCCGATTTCAATTCCACCTACTTTAGCCAAAATATCAATTGCATCATCAGAGTTTGGTTTGTGTAAATTTATCCCTTTTTCAATAACTTCAATTTTCTTTTTCAACAGATTATTTGGTATACCTGCACCTTTGCCAGTCATCTCCATTACACTTTTTCCTGTAATAACAGAGCCAATAGCTGATGATGGAGTAGTATTGCCAATCCCCATATCACCTGTTGCTATCATATCTAACTTTTGATTTTTTATCTCATTAGAAGCGATTTCAAAACCGGCTAAAATAGATTTTTCAGCTTCATCTCTTGTCATAGCCAGATCTTTTGTAAAATTGTTTGTCCCATATTTCACTTTTTTTACTATAAATTTATTTTTCCCCTGCAACCCTTTTTCGCTGATATTGCACTTTGTCCCAACATCAGCCACAATAGTAGAACATTTATTTTGTCTTGCTAAAACGGTTATAGTGGCCAGATCATTTACAAAAGCTTTTATCATCTCACATGTTACTTGTTGAGGAAACGCACTAATCCCCTCTTCTACAACCCCATGATCACCCGCCATTACAAACACTGCTCTTTTTTCTACAGTAGGTTTTAATGTCCCCCTTATGGCACAGATCTGTTCGGAAACATCATTTAACATCCCCATGGCTCTATAAGGCATGATCAAATTGGAAGTCCTCTCCTTTGCTTTTTCATAGATTTCATGATTAGTTGGCGTAATTTTTTGTGTAATTCTTTCCAAATTCATAAATTCAACCCCCTTATTTATTTTATTTTAACAGGAATACCTGAAACCAACAGATAACATACATCGGCTACAGCAGCTATTTTTTGATTGAGTTTACCAAGAATATCCACATACTCCCTTGTTAATTTATCTGAAGGGATAATCCCAAAACCCACTTCGTTTGTTATGACAATAATATCAAAAGGTAGATTTGTAATTGTGGTTAAAAATTGTTCTATATATTCATTTATATTTTTATTGTAATGGAAAAGATTCCCAAGCCACGTGGTGATGCAATCTATTATTATCACTTCACAATCAGAGCAGCTGACCAATTTATTGCAAATATTTATTGGCTCCTCTATTGTAAAAAAGAGATTACCTCTATCTTCTCTGTGTTTGTTAATCCTTTTTAGCATCTCATCGTCAAAAGGTTCGGCTGTAGCCAGATAAGCCCTTTTTTTATATTCCAACCCTAATTTAATGGCAAAATCTGTTTTGCCACTCTTAATTCCACCCGTGATAAGCGTAACCATATCTTTTAAAAACCTCCGACAAATAATTAAGACTATTTATTAACGGTGTCAGACCAAAAAGCTCTAAAGATATCCCCACATTAAAATCAATTGCAAAATCAAAAAGAAACTTTAATAAATTTACATCTAAATAGGTTATTTCTTTATGGTCTCTACCATCATGAACACCGTGCAAATGGATATATTTTATCTTTTCTTTATACTTTTTAATAATATTGATAGGATTCTCATTGCTAAGTAAAGCATGCCCCACATCAAGGCAGTAGTTTATTTTTGTGTACTTTAAGTCATAAAATATATTTGATGATGTTGTATTTTCCACTAAAACAGATGGATATAAATGGCAAAGTCTTTCAATTGCATCATAATCGTTGCCTATAGAGTGAAGAAAATAGTATGAAATCTTTGGTGAATCTAATTTGCTGATGAAAGATTCCATAAATTTAAAATCTTCAATTCTACTCAAATCTCTATCATATGGTAAATGAACCACATACTTCATATCCATTTTATTTAGCAACATTAACTCATTATCATCTAACTGGTCATACTTTCTTCTGCTTTCAAAATAGAGCAACTCTATTTCATCGAAAAGATGTTTAAGCTTTAAGACATTCATAATCCGTGTATCCCGATATATGAATGATGTTGTAGAAAGCTTTGGTATATTTTTTACCATAAAACACCTTTAATCATTTATTACCCCAATCCTTTATCGCCAAACAATGGATATTAGTCTCTTTACAAGCTTCCACCTTTTCCACAAAACCGCCAGCTTCTCCACTTACCTTTGTTACCAATAGGTCAATTTCAAATTCTTTAATAAGTGCTTTATTAAAATCTTTAGAAAAAGGGCCTTGTATTGCGATTATCTGATTATAATCAAAGCCTGATGCCAATACATCTTTTATGGATTGTTCAAAAGGTAAAATTCTCACATAGGCATTTTCTTTTACAAATGAAAAATGCTTTATCATCTTGCTACCTATTGTGAATAAAATTTTACTAAAATTATTTTCTTCTAAATATGAGATTGCTTCCCTTAAGGAATTTACACATATCAATCTGTTATAATGCACATCAACTTCATTGTTTCTAATAAAAGACTCATATGGGATGTTTAAAGAACGTGCCACCTTTTGTGCCAGGTCAGTAATCTCTTTTGCAAAAGGGTGAGTCGTATCTACAATCTTTTTAATTTTATACTGACATATAA
Proteins encoded in this window:
- a CDS encoding cobyric acid synthase — protein: MIQGTGSGVGKSVIVAGICRMLANKGYKVAPFKAQNMALNSGVTYDGLEMGRAQILQAEACKILPDVRMNPILIKPTEKGKSHVIRLGRPYKTVSYKDYYKLYDENLNVVKEAFFSLSKEFDIIVLEGAGSPAEINLQKFDLVNMKMAEISNSNVYIVGDIDRGGVFASFKGTYDLIQPEYKEFIKGFIINKFRGDLSLLKPGINDFKKFCKIPIIGVVPYFENSLEEEDSQSLSINRVQRSEEISLNIGIVKLPYISNFTDFHPLEQINKINVEYVTNPKELIHYDLIIIPGSKNTIADMNYLLNKGFYERLKGLLGKKWIVGICGGFQMLGKKIVDKEGIEHKGEIEGFGFIDMITFMKKEKILKRGEYPPLHNYLKNKISGYEIHHGYSTITDNNIIDLLKKKGCLVFNEDKKLIGTYLHGIFENSEFLNFLFKLMNKKIKIDKTYHEIKEENLNKLADIIEENIWENICMM
- a CDS encoding histidinol-phosphate aminotransferase family protein, which codes for MDNFTHGGNIHFYAKILGCHTDEVLDLSSNISPFVGQKVFSLIKDKLDTLRLLPSPHSTFLKETLADKFNKSCENFVVGVGTSEIIKNICLINRAKKALIIGPTYIDYEKYCNLYNLGLSFYFPDKSKNFEIKLNEIDFTNYDLAFICNPNNPTGYYIPKDEIIKSAEHFKNCIFIIDESYLPFMSDSNKATLLFSEKENIVVLRSFSKIYGLAGLRLGYAYSQNKHLISEIEKHCLEWGVSSLSEAVGRYLIEMDTDEIALKIHKIKGYVLDKLASCNKVHTYPSVTNFILIKLDKLNSDELFNRFLSHKILIRNCHNIRGLDNSFVRISIKELEAMKRFINIFRGIIECDK
- the cobU gene encoding bifunctional adenosylcobinamide kinase/adenosylcobinamide-phosphate guanylyltransferase, which encodes MVTLITGGIKSGKTDFAIKLGLEYKKRAYLATAEPFDDEMLKRINKHREDRGNLFFTIEEPINICNKLVSCSDCEVIIIDCITTWLGNLFHYNKNINEYIEQFLTTITNLPFDIIVITNEVGFGIIPSDKLTREYVDILGKLNQKIAAVADVCYLLVSGIPVKIK
- the cobK gene encoding precorrin-6A reductase → MSEKVLILGGTSDTERFINKHYLDDFVISVATEYGYKQFYRKFGQDKVVLIRFDEKRLEEFICQYKIKKIVDTTHPFAKEITDLAQKVARSLNIPYESFIRNNEVDVHYNRLICVNSLREAISYLEENNFSKILFTIGSKMIKHFSFVKENAYVRILPFEQSIKDVLASGFDYNQIIAIQGPFSKDFNKALIKEFEIDLLVTKVSGEAGGFVEKVEACKETNIHCLAIKDWGNK
- the cobS gene encoding adenosylcobinamide-GDP ribazoletransferase, with amino-acid sequence MFEKFINALTFLTIIRIKQKNFDANGSLLFFPVVGLLIGLSVYLVGLISLKLAPLMMLIFSVVITGGLHLDGLADTADAYFSHKNKDEMLTIMKDSRIGVMGALALILIIMSKFYSFKILNNPFAIILPFAYSRGSMILLIEGLPYLRNNGTAKAFFDSSGKDNKILFYFTVVLSTFVGLKFFISFNLMFLITFLMLKRLHLNKVGGITGDIIGATCEVIETLLLLTGAIIG
- the cobT gene encoding nicotinate-nucleotide--dimethylbenzimidazole phosphoribosyltransferase; this translates as MNLERITQKITPTNHEIYEKAKERTSNLIMPYRAMGMLNDVSEQICAIRGTLKPTVEKRAVFVMAGDHGVVEEGISAFPQQVTCEMIKAFVNDLATITVLARQNKCSTIVADVGTKCNISEKGLQGKNKFIVKKVKYGTNNFTKDLAMTRDEAEKSILAGFEIASNEIKNQKLDMIATGDMGIGNTTPSSAIGSVITGKSVMEMTGKGAGIPNNLLKKKIEVIEKGINLHKPNSDDAIDILAKVGGIEIGAIAGVILAGAYYKVPVIVDGLISTAGALIAYKLCPTVKEYMFAGHMSEEPGHKFMLEYLGLKPLLQLNMRLGEGTGAVLAMHILDAAVKIITEVATFEEAGVSESEL